In a single window of the Rhodoferax saidenbachensis genome:
- a CDS encoding dipeptidase — MYWESHICLPLHPQASFAPLDRMRALGLNYVSINIGMDMNPLSQIMPIIASFRARLGAEPDKYRLVSSVQQIEDAKVAGVLAVGFDLEGAIPLMEQPAMVGLLSTLGVRQIHLAYNRNNSVADGCHDESRGLTPLGHRIVRAINEAGVIMDCSHTGRRCSLDIMAASTKPVVFSHANPQGMVDHGRNITDEQIRACAATGGVVGISGVSAFLGVDTPRAADIARHAAYVANLVGAQHVGIGMDNSFPEDHLDETPPGGMDMDYWWPKSAGYDRAIMTMNYVPVEDWAELPAALAAEGFGAEEVAGVMGGNMARVARETWGG; from the coding sequence TTGTACTGGGAATCCCATATCTGCCTGCCCCTGCACCCGCAAGCCAGCTTTGCACCGCTGGACCGCATGCGTGCGCTGGGGCTCAACTATGTGTCCATCAACATCGGTATGGACATGAACCCGCTATCGCAGATCATGCCCATCATCGCCAGCTTCCGCGCGCGTTTAGGCGCAGAGCCCGACAAGTACCGCCTGGTCAGCAGCGTGCAGCAGATCGAAGACGCCAAAGTCGCCGGCGTGCTGGCCGTGGGTTTTGACCTGGAAGGCGCCATTCCGCTGATGGAACAGCCTGCCATGGTGGGCTTGCTCTCCACGCTGGGCGTGCGCCAGATCCACCTGGCCTACAACCGCAACAACAGCGTGGCCGACGGCTGCCATGACGAAAGCCGGGGCCTCACGCCGCTGGGCCACCGCATCGTGCGCGCCATCAACGAGGCCGGCGTCATCATGGACTGCTCGCACACCGGGCGCCGCTGCAGCCTGGACATCATGGCCGCGTCCACCAAGCCCGTGGTCTTTAGCCACGCCAACCCGCAAGGCATGGTGGACCACGGCCGCAACATCACCGACGAACAAATCCGCGCCTGTGCCGCCACCGGTGGCGTGGTCGGTATCTCGGGCGTATCGGCCTTCCTGGGTGTGGACACCCCACGCGCAGCGGACATCGCTCGCCACGCCGCCTACGTGGCCAACCTGGTGGGCGCGCAACACGTGGGCATAGGCATGGACAACAGCTTCCCCGAAGACCATCTGGACGAAACGCCCCCGGGCGGCATGGACATGGACTACTGGTGGCCCAAAAGTGCAGGCTACGACCGCGCCATCATGACCATGAACTACGTGCCCGTGGAAGACTGGGCCGAGTTGCCTGCGGCGTTGGCGGCCGAAGGGTTTGGTGCGGAGGAGGTGGCGGGGGTGATGGGTGGGAATATGGCGCGGGTGGCGCGGGAGACTTGGG